caatgaggaTGTTGGTCAAGATATCCTATGAGATCTGGCATCTCCTATAAgaactctttcctccttcccttctccctcctccccaaatcaTCAGGTATCTATTTAATTGTGTATGGGCAGCATCCCTTCCACAGAGATAGCCTGGCATTATGGATAGCAAACTGGCCTCAGACTCagagagatctggatttgaatcccacccTAGACccatcctggctatgtgaccctgggcaagtgccCCCAGGCCACCCTAAGcccataagttgcagagaagatgcccaTCTGTGTTGTCTGAGGAAGTTCCTCATAGGTAGCTAACTCCTTGTCctagtgaaatcacagatttggttTTTTAAAGATCTCTTGAGTAAAATGGAACCTCCTTGTGGACAGGCACTGTCTTCTTGTGCCTGGTGCCTGATGTTGTTAGCATACCTGCACTACTCTTGTCCAGTTCTCCTTAAATTTATCTTCTTAATACATACACTTTTGTCTGTGGTTTCCCCTTCCccaattagactgtaagttccttgagatcagggatttctttcttttgcttttcttttctttgtatcccaagtccttaccacagtgcctggcacagaatcagtgattaataaaggcttgttgtcTGACTGACCATGATTGCTCACAGTGCCCTCTACAAGACCTTAGGGATCTTCCTGGGACActcaggggttaagtgacttacccagggtcacactaccaGTAGGGtcagagggaggacttgaaccctggtttttcctgattctgagcctGGGTTTCTCCTCACAGGCTTTTCTCAGCCGTCTCTCAGATACATAACAAATTATTCCTTTCAGATCTAGACCTACCATTAACATCTTGTGATCTGTGCTATAGACCTTcattttttgtgtcctggactccTTGGGCAGTGTCTGGTGAAGCCTGGGGATGTCTTcacagaatcatgtttttaaatcattgaagaaaatgatgaatttcaGTTGGAGGttgatgaaaataaagatgtctttTTCCCCCCAATCCAGAACCCCTTAAAACCCATCCACAGAGCCCAGATTTGGGATCCCTGCTCTAAATCTTTATAGGATTGGCTTGGAGATCCCAGTTTATCCAAGTATCCTTCCTTGCTTTTATTTTCCACTTATTCCTGAAGAACTTTTGATGTTGACAGACAAGGAAGCTGCCACATGGAGAAGCAATTTGTATCTTTTTCTTAACTATAACTGTAGCTGTCATTTAAATGTCGCGTAAGACTTTGCAAAGCATGTAAAGGGCTTTGTTCTtcaacaatatttgtaaaaagtgttatctcatttgatccttacaccaactctgggaggtaaatactattttatacccattttacaaatgaggaaactgagtaggAGAAAGTTACAGGGAGTAAGTGTCTAactaaggcagtatttgaacttcagtcttcctggctctaaatccagctctctatccactgtgttacccaACTGCCTTTGGGGGAAAGGAATTTTCAAGAGAGAGGAATATAGGATTAAAGACAAAACTTCCATTCCTCTTTTGTGTGTAGTTCAGTAAAGTCCTATCCCTTACTTCTTGGCCTGGCGGGTCTTGTGTTTCAGATCACTTTCTATGATGACAAGAATTTCCAAGGTCACCACTATGAGTGCGACAGTGACTGTCCCGATTTCCACACCTATCTGAGCTGCTGCAACTCTATTCGAGTGACTGGTGGGGCCTGGGTGGTTTACGAGAGGCCTAACTTTTCTGGGAACATGTATATCTTAACTCAGGGTGACTACCCTGATTACCATCACTGGAGGGGACTCAATGATCGTCTGAGCTCCTGCAAGGTCATCCACCTGGTGAGTCTGGAAAAAAGGCTTGATAATAAGTTGTCCttgtcttctcctctttctcctcctcctcctccttcttcttcttcttcttcttcttcttctttttcttcttcttcttcttcatcttctttttcttctcctcttcctcctcctccttctcctctttctccttttcctctttctccttctcttcctcctcctccttctcttctttttcttcttcttcttcttcttcttcttcttcttcttcttcttcttcttctctttcttctcctcttcctcctcctcctccttcccctctttctccttcttcatctccttcttcttcttctcctcctcctccttctcctctccttattttccttcctcctccttctttgttttcaattcaattttattttcaattccacaGTTTCTCATTCCTTTCACCCTCTCCCCtatccattgagaaggaaagaaatgcaaaaccCATTCCAAACAGGAAGTCATGCacaacaaatttccacattaaccatgtccaagaagaaaacaaaaaaaaaaaagaaaaagttagcaAGAGAATAAAAATATGCTCCAATCTGTACACCAAATccgccagctctctatctacagGTAGATGGCATTtcttatcatgagtcctttggaattgtggtgggtCATTGCATCTATCAGGATTCCCAATTCTCCAAGCTTTGTTTGGACTCTCCAGGTTATCATAGATGCGTGTCTTAGTTGCAGTCACATAATCACATTCCATGCCTTTGCCCCAGGGGTCCATACTAGGCCAATGATGTTCTCTCTTCTGGGTCTAAATTTGAAATGAAAGTTCTCATTCACAAGCATTTCTATTGCCCTTTTGTGTTGTCAAGTATGGCAGGTAATTAcatctttctaatttttattgatacctttaaTTTTTACAGCACATTCAGTTCCCAATATATCCTAACCTTTGCGCCCCCCCCGCCCAAagcatcatctcttatagcaaaGAATGACGATGATGGCCAACATTTATCTACCATTTTGATGTTTGTGAACATGTTATCTCACTCACCCTCACATCAGCCCTGgggctattattagccccattttacagatgaggaaactgagcctgagacaGATCCAgcgacttgcccagtgtcatgcaTTTAGTAAAtctctgagacaggattcacactcaggtttcctgactccaagcccagtgttctagtTACTAAACCACCAAGaattcaaaaaaagagaaaaataaggaagttaggtaAAATTAACCAATCCATCAACCAAGTCCAACATTGTACCCAGTGTTCCACACCTCTAGTTCCCCAGCCCAACAAAAATGAGAAGAAGGCacattctcatatctcttttgaCTCAAACTTGGTCTTTATAAGGGTAATTAATTCATATTATCAGGATCGTTCCCTCTGGGAGGTGAAATCTCTTCTGCCTGGTCGACCCTGTAGTTGGTGAAGCTGGGGAGGCAGGGTTTAGTGGGTCATTTTGATTCTTAATGGTGGTCACTGACACCTGCTGCTGCTTTTGAATAATGGCCTGTGCTCATTGTTGCCTTTCTCTTGCAGTCGAGTGGAGGCCAGTATAAGCTTCAGATCTTTGAGAGGGGAGACTTCAGTGGCCAGATGTATGAGACCACTGAAGACTGCCCTTCCGTCATGGAACAGTTCCACATCCGGGAGATCCAGTCCTGTAAGGTCCTAGATGGAGTCTGGGTCTTCTATGAGCAGCCCAATTATTATGGCAGGCAGTACTTCTTGGACAAGAAGGAATACCGGAAGCCTGTGGACTGGGGCTCCCCATGCtcagctgttcagtcattccgcCGTATCATGGAGTGATGGAGGGCACTTGTGGGTTTGGACCTGAGGCTAGATGCCACTGGTCTGGTGGGCAAAACCACAACTGTAAATAAAGTGATTGATAAGCACACTTTGCTGGCCTAAGTGAGTTTATAAAATGATTCTTGGCACCAACAGTGAGATGCCACCCTTGGCATAAGGATATTAAGAACTCCTTTCTCTACCTCCATATACCTCTGCAGATTATTCTTTCCAAAATATGAATTTTCTGTTCCTTTAgacctttggtttctttttttaaattaaattattttatttgttttcagagtccaataatcacttccacatatcttagatttttttcccttccctccccctcatttcctcctccctctccactccctccctgagaaggcatacaatcttatataggttctacacgtacattcctactaaatgcatgttgtgtagaagaattaaaatgaatgggagaaatcataaaagaaaacaaagcaaaacaaaatacaaaagaaaatggtctgtttttatctgtgatccaattccatagttctttctctggatgtggaaggcatttctcctcaagagtccattggaaatttttttaagtccttgcattacaatgaagtactaagtctaccagaaaaattccccacatactatggttgttgctgtatacaaagttctcctggttctgctgctttcactcagcatcagttcatataagtctttccaggcctttctgaagtcttcctgtcacCATTTCTCAGAgtgcaacagtattccattacattcatataccacaacttgttcagccattccccaattgatgggcattcccttgatttccagtttttggccaccacaaagagagttgctataaatatttttgtacatgtgggaccctttcccatttttataatcttttgggaATACaatcccagaagcgatattgctggatcaaagggtatgcacatttttgtagccctttgggcatagttccaaaccgctctccagaatggttggatcagctcatagctgaattagagttccaactctccccatctccaacatttatcgtcttcctgttttgtcatgttagccaatctgataggtgtgatgtggtacctcagagctgtttttatttgtatctctctaatcaatagtgatttagagcattttttcatatgattatagatagctttaatttcttcctctaaaaactgcctgtacatatcaattgggggatgatttgtatttttgtacatttgactcagttctctatacattttagaaatgaggcctttatcacagacactagttgtaaaaattctttcccacttttctgcttccctcctaaccttggttgtgttgggtttgtctgtgcaaaaccttttcaatttaatgtaatcaaaattatccgtgttgtacttcataatgttctctatctcttgtttggtcataaatttctccattctccataaatctgacaaatacactattccttgcttccctaattttttttatagcatccatctttatacctaaatcatgttcccatttgaactttaatcttgtgtacagtgtcaggcattggtctatgcccagattccaccacactgttatccagttttcccagcaatttttgtcaaacagtgagtttttatcccagaagctgggatccttgggtttatcaaacagtagattgctatattcattgactactgtgtccactggtctacccctctgtttcttagccagtaccaagtagttttgatgattgctgctttataatacaatttgagatctgatatggctaggccaccttccttagcatttcttttcattagttcccttgatattctggaccttttgtttttccagatgaatttgatattattttttctaactctagaaaataattatctgatagtttgattggtatggcactgaataagtaaattattgtaggtagaattgtcattcttattatattagctcagcctacccacgaataactgatgtttttctacttacttagatctgactttatttgtgtgaaaagtgttttgtaattgtgttcatatagtccctgggtttgttttggcaggtagactcccagatattttatggtgtctacagcagttttaaatgggatttctctttctatctcttgctattgggctttgttagtagtatatagaaatgcagatgatttatctgggtttattttgtaacctgcaactttgccaaagttgtttatggtttcaaatacttttttacttgattctctgggattctctaagtgtatcatcatatcatctgcaaagagtgataacttagtttcttctttgcctattctaattccttcaatttctttttcttctcattgttacagctagcatttctgataccatattgaataacggtggtgataatagacatccttgtttcacccctgatcttattggaaatacatctagcttatccccattgcatgtaatgcttgttgatggttttaggtagatactgcttattattttatggaaagttccctttattcctatgctttccagtgttttcaataggaatgggtgttgtattttgtcaaaacctttttctgcatctattgagataatcctgtggtttctgttagttttgttgttgatatgattaataatgctaatagttttcctgatattgaaccagccctgcattcctggtatacatcctacctgatcataatgtattattcttgtgataagttctttttgctaatatcttatttaaaatttttacatctatattcattagagaaattgctctataattttctttctctgttttggcttttcctggcttaggtatcagaaccatatttgtatcacaaaaagaatttggtaagacagcttcttcaccaattttcccaaataatctatatagtattggaattaactgttctttaaatgtttgatagagtcacttgttgggggcagagccaagatggtggaatgagagcaacaagtcacctaaactcttagacaaactccttcagatacctctaaaaagagaatctaaccaaattttggaggtgcagaatccaataggagacagactgtagcagattcacagcccaggacagactggaaggtcaacgggaaggatctgttccacgggggtgagcccacagtgcacagTACAGCATGTCCAGCACAGTTGAGTGGGAGGGCCCTGGGGAGACCTGAGACAGCAGCAAACAGAACCAGCGAAgcagcagcccagggtgagacACCAATAGAGCCAagtgagtgacagctgctgagccccagatatcagccgcAGCAGCTTCTGAGATTTTCAGCCGACAGATTAAACATttgtaagtcatctacttgaacttttGGGAGCCAGAATGGCagaatgatcagtaaatgctctctccttcccacttaatgaccttgaaagaaccataaaatatttccccagaaaaatcttggatcagtgggaacagcagagagggcaaatagtctcataacacctgagggtAGGAAAGTAGATAAgagggattcctcctactgtggcagaggtgaacgagaaggagaggggccccagggcagtggaaactCACAGTAGGACTCAGCAAGCCTCGGAGCTAGGAGAGGAGCCCAAGGAGGGGTGGAACCTCGCACTAggatctaggtgtgcctcagcactctaGGGGAAACAGggagacaatagggcagctgggatcactattccctgagtttgcctttgcctcagttcagctgaggagacctCCCATGACCAGGCCACCCTTCCCAAGCTAGTCCCAGGGCTGATtgggggaaacacaaaacaaaaagatgaaaagctcttagctttttcacacaagtcagctcaacaccaagttctgcagcttctaactgaaaggaCCAGAAGACACAACACACAACCACCATCacgaacaagaaaaagcaaaacaagcatgaaaaaaccatagaatctttctatggggacaaggaccaaaacacaaataccaaagaggtcaatggtgagactgtacttccatctgaaacttcagatgggactatgagctgctcacatgcacaaatgactctcctggaacagctgaagaaggaaatagaagaaaaactggtcaatgattttaaaagtatgaaaaaagaattcactgatgagaacatctatttgaaaaaaaattgaacaaatggaaaaggaaacacaaaacctaactgggaaaattggacaaatggaaaaggaagtacaaaaattaactggagaaaataactccttaaaaggaaaaattggacagatggaaaaggagatgcaaaagttaactgaagaaaacaatttgataaaaattagaattaggcaagtagaaactaatgactacgagacagcaagaatcagtcaaacaaaatctaaagaatgaaaagatagaagaaaatgtaaaacatctaattggaaaaacaactgacctgggaaatagatccaggagagaaaatttaagaattattggccttgcagaaagccatgatgaaaaaaagagtctggacaatatcttccaggaaatcataaagaaaaactgcccagaagtgctagatccagagggcaaaatagtcattgaaagaatccactgttcacctcccaaaagggatcccaaactcagaaccccaagaaatatcgttgccaaactCCAGAacaatcaagtgaaggagaaaatactacaggcagccaaaaagaaaccactcaaatattgaggagctacagtcaggatcacacagaaccttgcagcttctaatttcaattttattaatctctcctttggttttcagtatttttaatttggtatttgcttggggatttccattttctttctagctttttcaactgcatgcccaattcattaatctcctcttcctctattttattcatgtaggcattcaaagatataaaacttcccctaagaactgctttttcagtatcccataagatttggcaggTTGTTTcgttattgccattctcttgaatgaagttattgattctgtaatttgttttttaacccattctttttttattaaattattttatttgttttcagtgttcgacaatcacttctatatatcttagatttttccctctccctcctcccccttgctctgtccctcccacttcctccctgagatggcatacaattttatataggttctacacgtaggttcctattaaatacatttttcaccGTTGTcgtgttgtgtagaagaattaaaatgaatgggagaaatcataaaacaaaacaaagcaaaacataatacaaaagaaaatggtctgcttcattctgtgatcaaattccacagttcttactctgggtgtggaaggcattttgcctcaagagtccattgaaaattttttaagtccttgtgttGCAATGaggtactaagtctaccagaaaaattcctcacacactgtgggttgttgctgtgtacaaagttctcctggttctgctgctttcactcagcatcagttcatataagtctttccaggcctctctgaagtcttcctgttcatcatttctcatagcacaatagtattccattacattcatataccacaacttgttcagccattccccaattgatgggcattcccttgatttccagtttttggccaccacaaagagagctgctataaatatttttgtacatgtgggacccttttatGATCTCATGGGGATACAGTCCTCAAAGcaatatcactgggtcaaaggatatgcacatttttgtagccctttgggtatagtttcaaattgctctccagaatggttggatccacTCACAGCTCCACTCCTGATTTCTTCATTCAGTATCATGTCCAAAAGATTTGCcatatctcctttttttttcatatttctcatcCCTTATGTTCAAAAAATATTCCCTTATATGATATGCCTCTGACGTATGCTGAGGcagtcaggtggtgcagtggatagaactctagaTTCAGTTGGGAAAACTTCAAATCTAGTATCAGAtactgactggctgtgtgaccttgggcaagtcacttaatctgtttgcctcagtttcttcatctgtaaattaaggacCAATAATATACTTTACTCAATAATAAATAAcccttacctcccaggattgttgtgaggatcaaatggaggtaatttttataaagtacttttcaaactttGAAGTACTATAGAAATCCTTACTTTCATTATTATTTGCCTACTCTCAATCACAGCAAATATTTTATCTCCAACTTTTAGCAATTTCAGATAATGATGCCATGAATGTTTTTCTACAGATATGGCTTTTCTTCCTGTCAAGACTTACTTGTATAAAACATTCCTAATAACATCCTTTGTATAGCATAACATAATCTCTAAATAAAAAGTGATTGTACATTCAGTTCAGATTCTGGAGCTACTCCCCAATTTGAGTCCCTAGAGCAAGCCAGCTATGGGTTCCTCCCGAGTCCAGCAGGAGCCCTGAGGAGTTGGGGATTATCTTTCTAGCACCATGAGCCACAAGCCCCCACCAGTACTGCCCACCATGGTTATCAGTTCGGGTTGATTAGTGATTTAGGTGATTTATGACACTAGGGTGTCATAGTAAGCACAGCTGATAGAAATGATGCAAACACTTTCCTTCAAGAAGTAGAAAGTCAAGTGGAAAGTGGGCTATTGCTCAAAAAGCACATATAGTCATGGGGGAGTGggaggtcctttgactgaatcttcAAGATGACTCCCTTGTATATCGTGTAACTTGTCTGCAGAGATCTTTGTAGAGCTGCAGGGCTTTTTCTGATGCAAACCCTGGCAAAGGCTCTTTAAGGGATGCTATTAGGACTCTATGGCATGATGGGAAATTTCAAATCCTGTGGAACTTAAAAGTTTTTACAAGGTCCTCCTCTGATCACGTAGAAGAATGAGAAGAGGACAACTGAACC
The DNA window shown above is from Notamacropus eugenii isolate mMacEug1 chromosome 2, mMacEug1.pri_v2, whole genome shotgun sequence and carries:
- the CRYGS gene encoding LOW QUALITY PROTEIN: gamma-crystallin S (The sequence of the model RefSeq protein was modified relative to this genomic sequence to represent the inferred CDS: deleted 1 base in 1 codon), giving the protein MQQALVSNKAGTEALLYFIIPGVFLESIGSLQTRLTQYVHPILMTKQMFGLNPAQYKTFRWPWPTVAVPEFCPCQEKSTRATSMSKSVAKITFYDDKNFQGHHYECDSDCPDFHTYLSCCNSIRVTGGAWVVYERPNFSGNMYILTQGDYPDYHHWRGLNDRLSSCKVIHLSSGGQYKLQIFERGDFSGQMYETTEDCPSVMEQFHIREIQSCKVLDGVWVFYEQPNYYGRQYFLDKKEYRKPVDWGSPCSAVQSFRRIME